In Malassezia vespertilionis chromosome 8, complete sequence, a genomic segment contains:
- the GLN1 gene encoding glutamine synthetase (EggNog:ENOG503NVDA; BUSCO:EOG09262MXH; COG:E), whose amino-acid sequence MTAVPKNSTLLAPYLDLPQRGMIAAEYVWLDADGMPRAKTTTLPGPVKSIADLKEWNFDGSSTGQASGENSDVYLRPIAYYPDPFRGGDNLLVLVECYNNDGTPNKANYRHNAAKIFEQVKDEKCWFGIEQEYSLMGLDDRPYGWPVGGFPGPQGPYYCGVGAGRVVGRDLVEAHYRACLYAGINHSGINAEVMPSQWEFQVGPCEGIEMGDHLTMARYILLRVAEEWGVKVSFHPKAVPGDWNGAGCHTNFSTLRMREENGMKAIELAIEKMSQRHTEHIAVYGDDNELRLTGRHETGHIGEFSAGVANRGASIRIPRHVAAQGKGYLEDRRPASNIDPYRVTGIIAETVLLTP is encoded by the coding sequence ATGACTGCTGTCCCAAAAAACTCTACCCTTCTTGCACCGTATCTGGATCTGCCCCAGCGGGGCATGATTGCCGCTGAATACGTCTGGCTCGATGCTGACGGCATGCCGCGTGCGAAGACGACAACCCTTCCCGGCCCCGTAAAGTCCATTGCTGACCTCAAGGAGTGGAACTTTGACGGTTCCTCCACTGGCCAGGCATCTGGCGAAAACTCGGATGTGTATCTGCGCCCGATCGCGTATTATCCGGATCCCTTCCGTGGTGGTGACAACTTGCTGGTCCTTGTCGAGTGCTACAACAATGACGGCACGCCAAATAAGGCCAACTACCGTCACAATGCTGCAAAGATCTTTGAGCAGGTCAAGGATGAAAAATGCTGGTTTGGTATTGAACAAGAATACTCGTTGATGGGTTTGGACGACAGGCCCTATGGCTGGCCCGTAGGCGGTTTCCCTGGCCCGCAAGGCCCCTACTATTGCGGTGTCGGCGCCGGCCGTGTCGTTGGCCGCGATCTCGTTGAAGCGCATTACCGTGCATGCTTGTACGCTGGCATCAACCACTCGGGCATCAATGCCGAGGTGATGCCGTCTCAATGGGAGTTCCAAGTTGGCCCTTGCGAAGGGATTGAGATGGGCGATCATCtcaccatggcgcgctaCATCTTGCTGCGTGTCGCAGAAGAGTGGGGCGTCAAGGTCTCGTTCCACCCGAAAGCAGTGCCAGGCGACTGGAACGGTGCTGGCTGCCACACCAACTTCTCGACGCTTCGGATGCGCGAGGAGAATGGCATGAAAGCGATTGAGCTTGCGATTGAGAAGATGAGCCAACGTCACACGGAGCACATTGCCGTCTATGGCGATGATAATGAGCTGCGCCTGACTGGCCGCCACGAGACGGGCCACATTGGCGAGTTTTCTGCTGGCGTTGCGAACCGCGGAGCATCGATTCGCATTCCTCGCCACGTTGCGGCACAGGGCAAGGGCTATCTGGAAGACCGCCGCCCCGCGTCCAACATTGATCCCTACCGTGTGACGGGCATCATTGCGGAGACGGTTTTGCTGACTCCGTAA
- a CDS encoding uncharacterized protein (BUSCO:EOG092603EH; EggNog:ENOG503NU33; TransMembrane:3 (o20-38i43-64o70-90i); COG:I), which translates to MERTNVHAAPARLPNHDGVLVSFMLIIDGIVGTSFALLRLARWFLTFASLTVPSAVYKVLHYTLTLRLSFAFLIVVLISVSAILLAWLRYRHWNRYEKFRDEPIRKNENAYHLHPDVAHNAVGEDRGNFHWYLDEFLQAIRIFGFLERPVFHELARHLQTRRLVAGDVLSLDSDYSFYIVVDGNVQVFAPSGKPSACPPGSEPQDAYQLVNEVERGGTLSSLFTILRLFTENVQLRFTQDTPDITHDAHSQSAPPHLSPSSVLNNAASHHAQDARPDTFEHSTLDLSESMAAVSPLLGPMSPSLSSFGAPSCSATASQQPPLADMAPGSMARATVDTTVAVIPAEAFRRLTAKFPSAASHIVQVILTRLSRVTFHTAHRYLGLTREVMQTEKAINEYAKVFLPSIFYEQGAIEQLRRRFRSNPSSGWANTPVSPLDRDAPWLNSPPATMPRSRVVSHAASATLHAQENGDDALPQLHTAVGPGDLHSMISTLEEPAFFEHSSRHPSIALRSDMREASSRARPDDITAWANNVPLDLREEVMNCIASSIGLTQAVIQEAPSTNASPYLSGQDALHRNVYTGLSGLGMSTASEDSTSATSRADFSSANIDGAQNGVEIRFFHAGEYLVHADEQNAGLFYVIDGFLDLSLQQTNVDDVPEKQKSKHEKTSREADLEEMHDSRFYVPPPSQVGNALDGTAEETKKKRAHSDMTGQAREQRSAQFLFSIGRGGIAGYLSSLLGVPSYADIVAKTDVYVGYLPVKALECLVEKRTNALLTLSKRLLSLLPPLILHIDAALDWQQVDAGQVIYREGDVSDSIYIVINGRLRAITDHGKDGELEILGEYGQGDSVGELDMITNSRRAKTVHSIRDSELARMPITLFNAISVWHPPITIQVSRLIARRMRRELGPKKGRLNDLPTHVAGVSSLGRSTLNLKTVALLPSSFQVPIVEFARRLQATFKEMRGSTIFLNRHTIMRALGRHAFSRMGKLKLAGWLAHQEQMHRLVVYVIDTSVGSSWAQTSIRQADCILLVGFGDDPRVGEFERLLLSVKTTARKELVLLHAERSVLHGSTREWLRTRPWISAHHHVEMAGLDVPQTAAPTLPPDDPRPVRALRSLKERLETRIGRGKTRSRVATIRPVHFNDFARLARRLCGTSIGLVLGGGGARGCAHVGVLRAMEEYGIPIDMVGGTSIGSLVGGLYARDGDAVSSHGRTKRFAGRMASLWRFVTDLTYPLVSYTTGHEFNRGIFKCFADTHIEDMWLPFFCNTTNITWSRMEVHTSGYAWRYIRGSMTLAGIVPPLIDDGHMLVDGGYTDNLPVGVMMALGARTVFAVDVSSIDDTSPQHYGDTLSGWWVLLSRFNPWSKMWKVPGIPDIQSRLTYTTSVRMLEDAKSMDNCLYLRMPVEQYGTLEFSKYEELLQAGYVSTHAALRKWDEEHRLPSDADNVDAKTTDDKDSGGVRARRNSF; encoded by the coding sequence ATGGAGCGCACAAacgtgcacgccgcgccggcaCGCTTACCGAACCACGATGGCGTACTAGTATCGTTTATGCTGATAATTGACGGAATTGTCGGAACTTCGTTTGCGCTactgcgcttggcgcgatGGTTTCTTACATTTGCCTCCCTCACCGTCCCCAGTGCCGTGTACAAAGTGTTGCATTATACCCTTACTCTGCGCTTGAGTTTCGCATTTCTCATTGTCGTCCTCATCAGCGTCTCTGCCATTTTGCTTGCATGGCTGCGGTACCGCCACTGGAACCGGTACGAGAAATTCCGCGACGAGCCGATCCGCAAAAATGAAAATGCGTACCATTTGCACCCGGATGTCGCACACAATGCGGTCGGAGAAGACCGCGGCAATTTTCACTGGTACCTGGATGAGTTTTTACAGGCCATCCGAATTTTTGGCTTTCTCGAGCGCCCCGTATTCCacgagcttgcgcggcatttGCAAACGCGACGTCTTGTCGCGGGCGACGTACTAAGTCTAGACTCGGACTACTCTTTCTACATTGTTGTCGACGGGAATGTGCAGGTATTCGCGCCGTCTGGAAAGCCGTCTGCGTGCCCCCCAGGGTCCGAGCCCCAGGATGCATACCAACTTGTCAACGAAGTCGAACGAGGCGGAACACTGAGCAGTCTCTTTACCATCCTGCGTCTTTTTACCGAAAATGTTCAGCTCCGATTTACGCAGGACACACCGGACATCACACATGACGCCCACTCGCAgtcagcgccgccgcatcTCTCGCCCTCCTCGGTGCTGAACAATGCGGCGTCGCACCATGCGCAAGACGCAAGGCCAGACACATTCGAGCACTCGACCTTGGACCTCTCCGAGTCCATGGCGGCTGTATCGCCGCTCCTAGGGCCCATGAGTCCGTCCTTGTCGTCGTTTGGTGCCCCTTCATGCTCCGCTACCGCGTCGCAGCAGCCCCCACTTGCCGATATGGCGCCGGGCTCgatggcgcgtgcgacGGTAGACACCACTGTTGCTGTGATTCCTGCCGAGGCATTCCGACGCCTCACGGCCAAGTTccccagcgccgcctcgcACATTGTCCAGGTCATCCTCACTCGCCTTTCGCGCGTAACATTTCACACCGCGCACCGGTACCTCGGCCTCACGCGCGAAGTGATGCAGACGGAAAAAGCGATCAATGAGTACGCAAAAGTCTTTTTGCCGTCCATATTCTATGAGCAGGGCGcgatcgagcagctgcgccgccggtTCCGTTCCAATCCCTCGTCGGGTTGGGCCAATACGCCCGTCTCGCCGCTGGACCGCGACGCACCGTGGCTCAATTCGCCGCCTGCAACCATGCCACGCTCGCGTGTTGTctcgcacgctgcaagtgCCACACTCCATGCCCAAGAAAAcggcgacgatgcgctgccCCAACTGCACACGGCCGTAGGACCGGGCGACTTGCACAGCATGATTTCCACGCTCGAAGAGCCCGCTTTTTTTGAGCACTCGTCGCGCCATCCATCGATTGCTCTGCGCTCAGATATGCGCGAGGcgtcgagccgcgcgcgccctgACGACATTACGGCGTGGGCAAACAACGTCCCGCTCGATCTTCGCGAAGAAGTGATGAACTGCATTGCAAGCAGCATTGGGCTCACGCAAGCGGTGATCCAAGAAGCTCCGAGCACGAATGCAAGCCCCTACTTGAGCGGCCAAGACGCTCTGCACCGCAATGTGTACACCGGCCTTTCTGGCCTCGGCATGTCGACAGCCAGCGAGGATagcacgagcgcaacgagccgcgccgatTTTTCCAGCGCGAACATCGACGGTGCACAGAATGGCGTGGAGATCCGCTTTTTTCATGCGGGTGAGTACCTCGTCCATGCAGACGAGCAGAATGCAGGCCTCTTTTACGTGATCGACGGCTTCCTCGACCTATCGCTGCAGCAAACCAATGTAGACGATGTGCCGGAGAAGCAAAAGTCGAAACACGAAAAGACGTCTCGCGAGGCGGACTTGGAAGAGATGCACGACTCCAGATTTTACGTGCCGCCTCCTTCGCAGGTCGGCAATGCACTGGACGGAACGGCAGAAGAAACaaagaagaagcgcgcgcattcaGACATGACTGGACAAGCACGCGagcagcgctcggcgcagtTTCTATTTAGCattggccgcggcggtATCGCCGGGTATCTATCGAGTTTGCTTGGCGTGCCGAGCTACGCAGACATTGTTGCCAAGACCGACGTATACGTCGGCTATCTTCCCGTCAAGGCACTTGAGTGCCTCGTCGAGAAGCGTACAAATGCGCTGCTGACCCTCTCCAAGCGCCTCTTGTCTCTTTTGCCTCCGCTCATTCTGCACattgatgcggcgcttgacTGGCAGCAAGTCGATGCTGGGCAAGTCATTTACCGCGAAGGCGACGTGAGCGACAGCATCTATATTGTGATCAACGGCCGCCTGCGCGCCATCACAGACCACGGAAAAGATGGCGAGCTGGAAATTTTGGGTGAGTACGGCCAGGGCGACAGTGTCGGCGAGCTTGATATGATCACCAAcagccgccgcgccaagaccGTGCACTCGATCCGCGATTCGGAGCTGGCAAGGATGCCCATCACGCTCTTCAACGCTATTTCGGTGTGGCATCCGCCCATCACGATCCAAGTGTCGCGCCtgattgcgcggcgcatgcgccgcgagctaGGCCCCAAAAAAGGCAGACTGAACGACTTACCGACGCACGTTGCTGGCGTTTCAAGCCTGGGGCGCAGCACCCTGAATTTAAAAACGGTTGCGCTCCTCCCCTCCTCGTTCCAAGTCCCGATCGTCGAGTTTGCGCGCCGATTACAAGCGACGTTTAAAGagatgcgcggctcgacCATCTTCCTCAATCGGCATACGAtcatgcgtgcgcttggaaGGCATGCATTCTCGCGCATGGGCAAGCTCAAGCTCGCTGGATGGCTCGCGCACCAGGAGCAGATGCACAGGCTCGTGGTCTACGTTATCGATACATCCGTCGGCTCTTCCTGGGCACAAACCAGCATACGCCAAGCAGACTGTATTCTCCTCGTGGGCTTTGGCGACGATCCGAGGGTGGGCGAATTCGAGCGGCTTTTGTTGAGCGTCAAGACCACCGCTCGCAAAGAGCTCGTCTTGCTCCACGcagagcgcagcgtcctGCATGGCTCGACGCGCGAATGGCTGCGTACGCGCCCATGGATTAGTGCACACCACCACGTAGAGATGGCGGGCTTGGACGTGCCGCAAACGGCCGCGCCTACCCTCCCCCCCGACGATCCACGCCCTGTCAGGGCACTGCGCAGCCTCAAGGAACGGCTCGAGACGCGTATTGGGCGCGGCAAaacgcgctcgcgcgtcgcgaccATCAGGCCCGTGCACTTCAACGATTTTgcacgcctcgcgcgccggctTTGCGGTACGAGTATTGGGCtcgtgcttggcggcggcggcgcgcgtggctGTGCGCATGTCGGtgtgctgcgtgcgatgGAAGAGTATGGTATTCCAATCGATATGGTCGGTGGCACGAGCATTGGGTCGCTTGTTGGCGGTTtgtacgcgcgcgatggcgaCGCAGTATCGAGCCACGGGCGCACCAAGCGGTTTGCCGGCAGGATGGCGAGTCTCTGGCGTTTTGTAACGGATTTGACCTACCCTCTTGTCTCCTATACCACCGGCCACGAATTCAACCGCGGTATTTTCAAGTGCTTTGCCGATACGCACATCGAGGACATGTGGCTTCCCTTTTTCTGCAATACGACCAACATCACATGGAGTCGGATGGAAGTGCATACAAGTGGGTATGCGTGGCGGTATATCCGTGGGAGCATGACACTTGCAGGGATTGTTCCGCCGCTAATCGACGATGGGCATATGTTGGTCGATGGCGGGTACACCGATAATTTGCCAGTGGGCGTAATGatggcgctcggcgctcggACTGTATTTGCGGTCGATGTGAGCAGTATCGACGACACGAGTCCGCAACATTACGGCGATACCTTGTCGGGCTGGTGGGTCCTTCTTAGCCGGTTCAATCCATGGAGCAAGATGTGGAAAGTTCCGGGCATCCCGGATATTCAATCGCGACTTACGTATACAACGTctgtgcgcatgctcgaggATGCAAAGAGTATGGACAACTGCCTGTACTTGCGCATGCCCGTCGAGCAATATGGTACACTCGAGTTTAGCAAGTACGAGGAGCTTCTTCAGGCGGGGTATGTATCgacgcatgcagcgctgcgcaagtggGACGAAGAGCATCGTTTGCCGTCGGATGCGGACAATGTCGATGCAAAAACGACGGATGACAAGGATTCGGGAGGcgtccgtgcgcgacgaaaTAGTTTCTAG
- a CDS encoding uncharacterized protein (EggNog:ENOG503P6TK; COG:S), which yields MPPKREPIQSALAPRPRGILKNKQPVAENASGSSQLHWDEGNLDVNQYERDNTAARMKIDEPKTPFVHSTSAPPLEEEGFDLDMDPDARPRTASVVRDDDLLDREQVAANTKANAQQSASVPLVAPHAVAPAPSFTEKGTQQLHHAEFQEKRHHHYGDEAQALKMAAQLPEEEDE from the coding sequence ATGCCGCCAAAACGCGAGCCCATCCAATCTGccctcgcgccgcggccgcggGGGATATTGAAGAACAAGCAGCCGGTGGCTGAAAACGCTAGTGGATCGAGTCAGCTACACTGGGACGAGGGAAATTTGGATGTCAATCAgtacgagcgcgacaatacagcggcgcgcatgaAAATCGACGAGCCCAAAACGCCGTTTGTGCATAGCaccagtgcgccgccgctggaaGAAGAGGGGTTTGATCTCGATATGGATCCAGATGCGCGGCCACGTACTGCGTCTGTTGTGCGCGATGACGATCTCTTGGATCGGGAGCAAGTCGCGGCAAATACAAAGGCCAATGCACAGCAATCAGCAAGTGTGCCGCTCGTGGCGCCGCATGCCGTGGCGCCTGCGCCATCCTTTACCGAAAAAGGGACTCAGCAGCTCCACCACGCCGAGTTTCAGGAGAAGCGGCACCACCATTATGgggacgaggcgcaggcactaaaaatggcggcgcagcttcccgaggaggaggacgagTAG
- the MES1 gene encoding methionine--tRNA ligase (BUSCO:EOG09260TUT; EggNog:ENOG503NXU3; TransMembrane:1 (o546-566i); COG:J), translated as MATPFATVPAPVEGLKRHVNGSKHVLMQTTSENHPDKILPQHGQKNILVTSALPYVNNVPHLGNIIGSTLSADVFARYSRTKNNNTLYICGTDEYGTATETKALEDGVSPQALVDKYHKLHAQVYEWFQIGFDFFGRTTTPMQTEIAQDVFLKLNKNNFLEERAITQLYCAKDDRFLADRYVEGQCPKCGYDDARGDQCDKCGQLLDAAELIKPRCKLCGTKPELRESRHMFLRIDTLQPRTEAWAKEMAKKGQWSSNGTLITESWFKEGLRPFSLTRDLKWGVPVPIKGMEEKVLYVWFDAPIGYPSITANYTPAWEQWWKNPEIVDLYQFMGKDNVRFHTVIFPSCLMGSGDPWTMLHHINTTEYLQYEGGKFSKSRNVGVFGDKAGSIGVSPSVWRYYLLATRPESSDSQFVWHDFVTRNNSELLKNLGNFVNRVVTFMKKYDGRLPSIPEGMGLRPGTEGALAAAPANAPEVPPKTPFSEIVLRFTRDINDLLHQYVEYMDVGKLRAGLNTMMAISARGNLLLSEAGLDNALFADHRATCDALLLVAVNLIWILSALVHPFMPQTADQILAQLNAPPRAIPVDGRFALDLLPGHMVGKAAHLFKQIDEKQAKAWRDQFGGDSSEPAAPQISKKAAAKARKATEKQKASLSKTDEMRAMEEQVKQQGDAVRELKDKKDTPQEELDGAVHKLLVLKNKLQAATDAALAAQTAGAQLA; from the coding sequence atggcgacgcCGTTTGCAACCGTCCCGGCGCCTGTGGAAGGGCTCAAGCGGCATGTGAATGGATCGAAACATGTGCTTATGCAGACCACGTCAGAAAATCATCCCGATAAAATTCTTCCGCAGCACGGCCAAAAAAACATTCTCGTCACTTCCGCATTGCCGTACGTGAATAATGTGCCGCACTTGGGCAACATTATCGGCTCGACGCTATCTGCCGACGTCTTTGCGCGTTATTCACGCACTAAAAATAACAACACCCTCTATATTTGCGGCACGGACGAGTACGGCACGGCGACGGAGACGAAAGCACTCGAAGACGGCGTCTcgccgcaggcgcttgTCGACAAGTACCACAAGCTCCATGCGCAGGTGTACGAGTGGTTCCAGATCGGCTTTGACTTTTTTGGGCGTACGACGACTCCGATGCAGACAGAGATTGCGCAGGACGTATTCCTGAAACTGAACAAGAATAACTTTCTGGAGGAGCGTGCCATCACACAGCTCTACTGTGCGAAGGACGACCGGTTTTTGGCGGACCGCTACGTAGAAGGGCAGTGTCCAAAATGCGGCtacgacgatgcgcgcggcgaccaGTGCGACAAGTGTGGtcagctgctcgatgcagCGGAGCTGATCAAGCCGCGCTGTAAGCTGTGTGGGACCAAGCCAGAGCTGCGCGAATCGCGCCACATGTTTTTGCGGATAGATACCTTGCAACCACGCACTGAAGCATGGGCGAAAGAGATGGCCAAGAAAGGACAGTGGTCTTCGAACGGCACGCTCATCACCGAGTCTTGGTTCAAAGAAGGCCTCCGTCCATTCTCCCTCACACGCGATCTGAAGTGGGGTGTTCCCGTACCAATAAAAGGTATGGAGGAGAAGGTGCTTTATGTGTGGTTTGATGCGCCTATCGGCTACCCCAGCATCACGGCAAACTATACGCCTGCGTGGGAGCAGTGGTGGAAGAATCCGGAGATTGTGGACTTGTACCAATTTATGGGCAAAGACAATGTCCGTTTCCACACGGTCATCTTCCCGTCGTGTCTCATGGGCAGCGGCGATCCATGGACGATGCTGCACCATATCAACACTACCGAATACCTGCAGTACGAGGGCGGAAAGTTttccaagtcgcgcaatGTCGGCGTGTTTGGCGACAAGGCTGGCTCCATCGGTGTCTCCCCATCCGTCTGGCGCTATTACCTCCTCGCCACGCGGCCAGAGTCTTCCGATAGCCAGTTTGTCTGGCACGATTTCGTCACACGCAACAACTcggagctgctcaagaACCTGGGCAACTTTGTGAACCGCGTCGTGACGTTTATGAAAAAGTACGATGGGCGTCTGCCGTCGATTCCCGAAGGCATGGGTCTACGACCAGGCACCGAAGGTGCACTcgctgccgcgcctgcCAATGCACCCGAAGTGCCGCCCAAAACGCCGTTTTCCGAGATTGTATTGCGCTTTACACGCGACATCAACGACCTTTTGCACCAGTATGTCGAGTATATGGACGTaggcaagctgcgcgcaggCCTGAATACCATGATGGCCATCTCTGCACGCGGAAATCTGCTGCTTTCGGAAGCAGGGCTCGACAATGCGCTGTTCGCCGACCACCGCGCGACCTGCGACGCTTTGCTTCTCGTCGCCGTGAATTTGATCTGGATTCTTTCCGCGCTCGTGCATCCCTTCATGCCGCAGACCGCAGACCAAATACTGGCACAGCTAAACGCGCCTCCGCGCGCAATTCCGGTGGATGggcgctttgcgcttgATCTTTTGCCCGGCCATATGGTCGGAAAGGCCGCCCACTTGTTCAAGCAGATCGACGAGAAGCAAGCAAAAGCGTGGCGCGATCAGTTTGGCGGCGATAGCAGCGAgccagcagcgccacaAATAAGCAAAaaggcagcggcaaaggcACGCAAGGCGACAGAGAAGCAAAAGGCGAGCTTGTCCAAGACGGACGAAATGCGGGCGATGGAGGAACAAGTCAAGCAGCAGGGCGATGCGGTGCGTGAGCTGAAAGACAAGAAGGATACACCACAAGAAGAGCTAGACGGCGCAGTTCACAAACTGCTCGTGCTCAAGAACAAGCTGCAGGCGGCCACCGACGCCGCACTCGCCGCACAGACGGccggcgcgcagctcgcatAG
- the DUS3 gene encoding tRNA-dihydrouridine(47) synthase [NAD(P)(+)] (EggNog:ENOG503NUGC; COG:J; BUSCO:EOG09261ZPW) — translation MAATYMTGIAAVKERYVLNSWPSRSVRIKDGAPSILPEVSTSEPSSDARPQKRARGQNKGRTFAKTGDQVSLCSQIAQGGECAFGEQCRLGHDLCAYLEHKPRDLFRYASPAHDADRDAWLEQQFLHAAALDAGDLPAPGPCDDVVQQSLDYTTSCPYYETRVRVSGSRAAAGDAAQGTFQTGLTLHTDLERVAAWEAQHPSARANNGSDEINWVSGAQMRALRLHKYKYERAPAIVAKLQDEARSANGEAGKGALVVDYAYEAALAQERARAPSGADATEEALEEHANALRNVRPSDDAADLARVRAAEKRRLQWHGELYLAPLTTTGNLPFRRICTTFGSDIHCGEMGMAESFTNGHASEWSLTRRWDGERIFGTQVCGAKPEYLVPAAEVLAREIGSGLDFVDVNCGCPIDLVYNKGGGSALLDHANKLGRIVRGMNAALGEIPLTIKLRTGTSAKQTTHKIFARAQTEWGVQGVTLHGRTRKQRYKNDADWSYIGTCADALRESVRAWNEEAVHADMPEMQPVPIYGNGDVYSWQDYYRHMEETRVDGEMIARGALIKPWIFTEIKERRDWDISSRERLDMVRQFAEYGLTHWGADTQGVNTTRRFLCEMLSFTHRYIPIGILEHVPVRMNDRPKPFQGRDPLESLLSSPSAQDWVRVSELFLGKAPQHWHFMPKHKSNSFGDAALEG, via the exons ATGGCGGCGACGTACATGACTGGCATTGCGGCGGTAAAAGAGCG CTATGTGCTGAACTCGTGGCCCTCGCGCAGTGTGCGTATCAAAGACGGGGCGCCCAGTATCCTTCCCGAAGTCAGTACGAGCGAACCTTCAAGCGACGCACGGCCACAAAAACGGGCGCGCGGCCAGAACAAAGGGCGCACGTTTGCGAAAACGGGCGATCAAGTGAGTCTCTGTTCGCAGATTGCGCAAGGAGGAGAATGCGCGTTTGGCGAGCAGTGCCGCCTTGGCCATGACCTGTGTGCGTACCTGGAGCACAAGCCACGCGATTTGTTTCGCTATGCGTCGCCcgcgcacgatgcggaCCGTGATGCGTGGCTTGAGCAGCAATTTTTGCACGCGgctgcgctcgatgcaGGCGATCTTCCTGCGCCTGGACCGTGTGACGACGTAGTCCAGCAGTCGCTGGACTACACCACGAGCTGCCCGTATTATGAAACGCGAG TGCGTGTGAGTGGAtcgcgtgccgctgcaggcgatgcggcgcaaggtacATTCCAAACGGGCCTGACGCTGCACACGGATTTGGAACGCGTTGCAGCGTGggaggcgcagcatccctcggcgcgtgcaaacAACGGGAGCGACGAGATCAACTGGGTGTCTGGTGCACAaatgcgtgcgctgcggctaCACAAGTACAAGTACGAGCGTGCGCCGGCGATCGTTGCGAAGCTGCaagacgaggcgcgctCCGCAAACGGCGAGGCAGGAAAAGGCGCACTGGTCGTCGACTACGCGTAcgaagcagcgcttgcccaggagcgcgcgcgcgcaccgagcggcgccgacgcgacggaagaagcgctcgaggagcacgccaatgcgctgcgcaatgtgcgaccgagcgacgatgcggcggatttggcgcgcgtgcgtgccgCGGAGAAACGGCGCCTGCAATGGCATGGCGAGCTgtaccttgcgccgctgacCACCACTGGAAATCTTCCGTTCCGCCGCATCTGCACCACGTTTGGCTCCGATATCCACTGCGGCGAGATGGGCATGGCCGAGTCGTTCACCAATGGCCACGCGTCCGAATGGAGCCTCACCCGTCGCTGGGACGGAGAGCGCATTTTTGGCACGCAGGTATGTGGTGCAAAGCCCGAGTACCTTGTCCCTGCTGccgaggtgcttgcgcgcgaaatCGGCTCCGGCCTGGACTTTGTCGATGTCAACTGCGGCTGCCCTATCGACTTGGTGTACAACAAAGGCGGCGGCtccgcgctgctcgaccatgCGAATAAGCTCGGGCGTATTGTGCGTGGGATgaatgctgcgcttggTGAGATCCCGCTCACCATCAAGTTGCGCACCGGCACCTCGGCGAAACAAACCACGCACAAgatttttgcgcgcgcacagaccGAGTGGGGCGTGCAAGGTGTCACGCTGCACggccgcacgcgcaagcagcggtACAAGAATGATGCCGACTGGTCGTATATCGGGACGTGTGccgatgcactgcgcgaaTCTGTGCGTGCGTGGAACGAAGAAGCGGTACATGCCGACATGCCGGAAATGCAGCCGGTCCCGATCTATGGGAACGGCGACGTGTACAGTTGGCAAGATTACTACAGGCACATGGAGGAGACGCGTGTCGACGGCGAGAtgattgcgcgcggcgcgctgatCAAGCCGTGGATCTTTACCGAGAtcaaggagcgccgcgactgGGATATCAGCAGTCGCGAGCGGCTCGATATGGTGCGCCAGTTTGCCGAGTATGGCCTGACGCATTGGGGCGCAGACACGCAAGGTGTCAATACGACACGCCGCTTTTTGTGCGAGATGCTATCGTTTACGCACCGCTATATACCGATTGGGATCTTGGAGCatgtgcctgtgcgcatgAACGACCGCCCGAAACCGTTCCAGGGGCGCGACCCCCTCGAGTCGTTGCTCAGTAGCCCGAGCGCACAAGACTGGGTCCGCGTCTCGGAGCTCTTCCTCGGCAAGGCGCCGCAACACTGGCACTTTATGCCCAAGCACAAGTCCAACAGCTttggcgacgcggcgctggaaggATAG